A single genomic interval of Prunus dulcis chromosome 5, ALMONDv2, whole genome shotgun sequence harbors:
- the LOC117628772 gene encoding protein NUCLEAR FUSION DEFECTIVE 4-like, with protein MAEMERLSSKWTATAASIWIQSAAGSSYAFSIYSSALKSSQGYDQSTLDTVSVFKDIGANAGILSGILYSAVALNRRPIGGPWVVHAAGAIQCFLGYFFLWAAVTGLVERPPVAAVCLFMFLAAHAQTFYNTANVVTGVHNFSEYGGTIVGIMKGFLGLSSAILVQVYDTFCKGKPSTFLLMLALLPTSVSILFMPLVRIYEAHRADTDKKYLNAFSAFALLIAAYLMVIIILRNIFSFTSWANIATFIALLVVLITSPLGIATKAQKVESNRLPQTLDPLLENPEPRLASSKFSASEEPVEHEPEMLVDHLEDMNLLRAMGSVDFWLLFIAMICGMGSGLATINNMSQIGQSLGYTTVEINSFVSLWSIWNFLGRFGAGYVSDYLLHTRGWARPLLMAFTLATMAAGHIVISSGFSGNLYVGSILVGICYGSQWSLMPTITSDIFGIRHMGTIFNTISIASPIGSYIFSVRVIGYIYDKEASAEDSCIGTHCFMLSFLIMASVAFFGFLIALGLFFRTRRFYSSIVLKRLRHSPRQ; from the exons ATGGCAGAGATGGAGAGGCTGAGCAGCAAGTGGACGGCCACAGCGGCCAGCATATGGATCCAGAGCGCCGCCGGCTCTTCCTACGCCTTCAGCATCTATTCGTCGGCGCTCAAGTCCAGCCAGGGCTACGACCAATCCACGCTCGACACGGTGTCCGTCTTCAAGGACATAGGCGCCAACGCCGGCATCCTATCGGGGATTTTATACTCCGCCGTCGCACTCAATCGTCGCCCCATCGGTGGGCCCTGGGTGGTGCACGCGGCGGGGGCTATCCAATGCTTCTTGGGGTATTTCTTCTTGTGGGCTGCTGTGACCGGATTGGTCGAGAGGCCGCCGGTCGCGGCTGTGTGCTTGTTCATGTTCTTGGCCGCCCACGCTCAGACTTTCTACAACACCGCCAATGTGGTCACCGGGGTCCACAACTTCTCTGAGTACGGTGGGACCATCGTGGGCATCATGAAG GGATTTCTTGGTCTTAGTTCAGCAATACTAGTCCAAGTCTATGACACATTCTGCAAAGGCAAGCCCAGCACATTCCTTCTTATGCTGGCTTTGTTGCCTACATCTGTCTCCATCTTGTTCATGCCTCTTGTGAGAATCTATGAAGCTCATAGAGCTGATACTGATAAGAAGTACTTGAACGCTTTCTCTGCTTTTGCTCTGCTCATAGCTGCTTATCTCATGGTCATAATCATTTTGAGAAACATCTTCAGTTTCACATCATGGGCTAATATTGCTACATTCATAGCACTTCTTGTGGTCTTAATTACCTCACCCCTTGGAATTGCAACCAAGGCCCAGAAAGTTGAGTCAAATAGGCTTCCACAGACACTTGATCCTTTGCTAGAAAACCCTGAACCAAGATTGGCATCATCAAAGTTCTCTGCATCAGAGGAACCTGTAGAACATGAACCTGAAATGCTGGTAGATCATCTTGAAGATATGAATCTACTGAGAGCTATGGGTTCTGttgatttttggttgttgtttaTTGCCATGATTTGTGGAATGGGGTCTGGATTGGCCACAATAAACAACATGAGCCAAATAGGCCAGTCCCTTGGTTACACAACAGTTGAGATCAATTCCTTTGTTTCTCTATGGAGTATATGGAACTTTCTAGGCCGTTTCGGAGCCGGGTATGTCTCAGATTATTTGCTGCATACCAGAGGATGGGCAAGGCCATTGTTGATGGCTTTTACTCTAGCAACCATGGCTGCTGGCCACATTGTAATTTCATCTGGTTTTTCTGGAAATTTGTATGTGGGTTCAATCCTAGTTGGCATTTGTTATGGCTCACAGTGGTCACTGATGCCCACAATTACTTCTGATATCTTTGGGATAAGACACATGGGTACTATTTTCAATACAATTTCCATAGCCAGTCCTATTGgttcttatattttctctgtAAGAGTGATTGGGTACATATATGATAAAGAAGCTTCTGCAGAGGACTCCTGCATTGGCACTCACTGCTTCATGTTGTCTTTTCTGATCATGGCATCTGTTGCTTTCTTTGGGTTTCTTATTGCTCTTGGTTTGTTCTTTCGAACTAGGAGGTTCTACAGCTCGATTGTGCTCAAAAGATTGCGGCATTCTCCAAGACAGTGA